One Tachypleus tridentatus isolate NWPU-2018 chromosome 3, ASM421037v1, whole genome shotgun sequence DNA window includes the following coding sequences:
- the LOC143247017 gene encoding alanine--tRNA ligase, cytoplasmic-like encodes MKKQLDDMDRANKTAVTQEVIEQAKQLLEGNSHEKFIVHAFEAGSNAKALDGALKQVKSISPETAAMFFSAGNGKVICLSSVPKGAVSKGLKANEWVQEISGVIDGKGGGKEEAAQATGTRVSSLDEAMKLAKQFAELKLAK; translated from the exons ATGAAGAAACAACTTGACGACATGGACCGAGCTAACAAAACTGCTGTTACGCAAGAG gTAATTGAACAAGCCAAACAACTGTTGGAAGGTAACTCCCATGAAAAATTTATTGTGCATGCATTTGAAGCTGGGTCTAATGCAAAG GCACTAGATGGAGCTCTCAAGCAGGTTAAGTCCATATCACCAGAAACTGCTGCTATGTTTTTCAGTGCTGGTAATGGGAAAGTGATATGTCTAAGTTCTGTTCCAAAG GGAGCAGTTTCTAAAGGACTTAAAGCCAATGAATGGGTCCAAGAAATATCGGGGGTGATTGATGGGAAAGGTGGAGGTAAAGAAGAGGCAGCTCAGGCTACGGGAACAAGAGTTTCTTCTCTGGACGAGGCCATGAAACTTGCCAAGCAGTTTGCGGAACTTAAGCTTGCCAAATAA